From Algoriphagus sp. NG3, the proteins below share one genomic window:
- a CDS encoding MutS-related protein, translated as MKGFDFGNSNLLEKLKAVKNKAGTLSFLRLIVFVVMGGLFVLSVSDSPIWIFFFVIAVVAFIGLIKKYNYHKDQEAIYVALDHINVFREKRVSRQLKDLEPGEEYQEKNHPFSNDLDLFGHHSLFQLVNHTVSQKGSDALAAGIKSDFDLKKASAYRKAIAELATIPHFLHAMESIGIAFHNDEKSDAGWITWLHEEERGNKVISAGAFLGPAGGLTLALLTYLGIVPGALFGIWILIGMFFLSMVFWRLKKAGESIPNRNQLKTYRYWLAILEKQQFKSPLLIERQSPFLTKGVEASKLFDQLDSLGLWIQNRMNLLYIPLNLIFWTDMFLYLRLVAWKREYANLVADFPAHLVQWEVLVSLGAFENEVGGKGAVIPVSRGLYGKEVSHPLLSPEVAVPNDFKIDEERGIILLTGANMSGKTTFMRTLGINCVLVNLGLSPFAKEFGFSEFQLYTSMRNTDNLGESVSSFYAELSRIKLLIDRIEKGEEIFFLLDEILKGTNTVDRIAGSEALIRQVANSNAYGIISTHDIELAELENKMGVVLNFSFHSEIHDQNIDFDYKLKQGACPSFNAHKLMELMGIRFGQEK; from the coding sequence ATGAAAGGATTTGATTTCGGGAATTCTAATCTCCTAGAGAAGCTTAAAGCGGTTAAAAATAAGGCAGGTACACTATCTTTTTTGCGTTTGATAGTATTCGTGGTTATGGGAGGGCTATTTGTTCTGTCGGTTTCAGATAGTCCTATATGGATCTTTTTTTTCGTGATTGCAGTGGTTGCTTTCATTGGATTGATTAAAAAATATAATTACCATAAAGATCAGGAAGCCATTTATGTAGCCTTGGATCACATAAACGTATTCAGAGAAAAGCGGGTGTCTAGACAGCTAAAAGATCTTGAGCCCGGAGAAGAATATCAGGAGAAAAACCATCCTTTCTCAAACGACCTGGATTTGTTTGGCCACCATTCTCTTTTTCAGCTAGTGAACCATACGGTGTCCCAGAAAGGCAGTGATGCCTTGGCGGCTGGGATAAAATCAGATTTTGACCTGAAAAAGGCTTCTGCGTATCGGAAGGCTATTGCAGAGTTGGCTACAATCCCACATTTTTTGCATGCCATGGAGAGCATTGGGATTGCCTTCCACAATGATGAAAAATCAGATGCTGGCTGGATTACCTGGCTACATGAAGAGGAAAGGGGCAATAAGGTGATATCTGCGGGAGCTTTCCTGGGACCCGCAGGGGGGCTTACACTTGCACTACTCACTTATTTGGGAATCGTCCCCGGAGCATTATTTGGAATCTGGATACTCATCGGGATGTTTTTTTTAAGTATGGTTTTTTGGCGATTGAAAAAAGCAGGGGAATCCATTCCGAACCGCAATCAGCTAAAAACCTATCGTTACTGGCTGGCTATTTTGGAAAAGCAGCAATTCAAATCCCCACTTTTAATAGAGAGACAATCACCCTTTCTTACCAAAGGGGTAGAAGCTTCCAAGCTGTTTGATCAACTGGATAGTCTGGGGTTGTGGATACAAAACCGGATGAATTTATTGTATATCCCATTGAATCTCATTTTCTGGACAGATATGTTTCTGTACTTGAGATTAGTTGCCTGGAAAAGAGAATATGCCAATCTGGTAGCTGATTTTCCGGCTCACTTGGTGCAGTGGGAAGTTTTGGTGTCCTTGGGTGCCTTTGAAAACGAAGTGGGTGGAAAAGGGGCTGTCATACCCGTGAGTCGTGGATTGTATGGTAAGGAAGTGTCTCATCCCTTGCTTTCCCCAGAAGTGGCTGTGCCCAACGATTTCAAAATTGATGAAGAGCGGGGGATTATTCTGTTGACCGGCGCAAATATGAGTGGAAAAACCACCTTTATGCGAACGCTGGGCATCAATTGTGTGTTGGTCAATCTAGGTTTAAGCCCTTTCGCCAAGGAATTTGGATTTTCTGAGTTCCAGTTATACACAAGTATGAGAAATACCGATAATCTCGGAGAAAGCGTCAGTTCCTTTTATGCTGAGCTCAGCAGGATCAAATTGCTGATAGACAGAATCGAAAAGGGGGAAGAGATTTTCTTTCTTCTTGATGAGATCTTGAAGGGAACCAATACCGTGGATAGGATTGCGGGTTCCGAAGCACTGATACGTCAGGTGGCGAATTCCAATGCCTATGGGATTATTAGTACACATGATATAGAACTTGCAGAATTGGAGAATAAAATGGGTGTAGTACTTAATTTTAGTTTTCATTCTGAAATCCATGATCAGAATATTGATTTTGATTATAAACTAAAACAGGGGGCATGCCCTAGTTTCAATGCACATAAACTTATGGAATTAATGGGCATTCGCTTCGGGCAAGAGAAGTGA
- a CDS encoding zinc-dependent metalloprotease, giving the protein MRNTLPKLLRGFTLLVGVLGVMLYSTDSFAQKKKKKDSKQEAPATPAKPKGNDSDPKPYNEVITAKAKSKDGLFKVHQIEDKYYYEIPDSLLGRDMLMVTTIAKTADGLGYGGERTNTLMLRWEKHNKDIQLRVISVNNFAADSLPIAQAVKNSNLEPLLQKFPIKSLGTDSTGIVIEATDLWTKDVQALGLPKGRRTQYKVTRLDTDRSYIEHIHTYPINIEARYVMTYSANEPPSNSSTGLITLEMNSSMLLLPKEPMKQRLADQRVGWFSRSMIDYGSDAQKADKRVFLDRWRLEVKEEDMEKFKAGELVEPKKQIVYYIDPATPKQWIPYLIAGVEDWQVAFEAAGFKNAITAKLAPTKEEDPDWSPEDARYSVIRYFASDIQNAYGPHVSDPRSGEILESDIGWYHNVMNLLRNWFFIQTAAINPDAQGVQFKDEVMGRLVQFVSSHEVGHTLGLPHNFASSHAYPVEKLRDAEFTKAMGTAPSIMDYARFNYIAQPGDEGVSLMPNVGPYDKYAVAWGYRPIPDAASPEDELMTLDQWILEKQGDPIYRYGRQGNSYDPTAQSEDLGDNSMKASEYGIANLKRIMPNLMEWTSEQEKPYKNFEDLSEMYGQVITQFNRYMGHVKTNIGGVAEVYRAVGQDKPIYTHTAKDLQKSAVAFLNSELFATPSWMMDDQIIARIEDFGALERIRGVQANTLNSVLDLGRLGRVIENEALNGNDAYKITELFDDLRKGIWSELPSGKTIDVYRRALQRAYIERMEYLMTSDGPDIPAAYRRYLGTQINASQSDIRPMARGELKTLQRDIRSAVSRTSDRMSKLHLEDALERVNAILDPK; this is encoded by the coding sequence ATGAGAAATACCCTACCCAAATTACTTAGGGGCTTTACCCTGCTAGTCGGCGTGTTGGGTGTAATGCTATATTCCACGGATTCTTTTGCTCAGAAAAAGAAGAAAAAGGATTCCAAGCAAGAAGCACCAGCTACGCCAGCCAAACCAAAAGGTAATGATTCAGATCCAAAACCTTACAATGAAGTAATCACAGCAAAAGCGAAATCAAAAGACGGACTTTTCAAAGTCCATCAGATTGAGGACAAATACTACTACGAAATCCCTGACTCCCTCCTAGGCAGAGACATGCTGATGGTGACTACTATAGCCAAAACAGCAGATGGTCTAGGCTATGGAGGCGAACGCACCAATACGCTGATGCTACGCTGGGAAAAACACAACAAGGACATACAGCTAAGAGTAATCTCCGTCAATAATTTTGCCGCAGATTCATTGCCTATCGCCCAGGCAGTAAAGAACTCAAACCTGGAGCCACTACTGCAGAAATTCCCGATCAAATCTCTGGGAACGGATTCTACAGGGATTGTGATTGAGGCTACAGATCTGTGGACGAAAGACGTACAGGCTCTGGGACTCCCTAAAGGACGTCGTACGCAGTACAAGGTGACCAGGCTGGATACAGATAGATCTTATATCGAACATATCCACACCTACCCCATCAATATAGAAGCCCGGTATGTAATGACTTATAGTGCCAATGAGCCTCCCTCAAATAGCTCTACGGGATTGATCACCCTGGAGATGAACTCTTCCATGCTCCTGCTCCCTAAGGAACCTATGAAGCAACGTCTGGCTGATCAGCGCGTGGGCTGGTTTAGCAGATCCATGATTGACTATGGCTCTGATGCACAAAAGGCCGACAAACGTGTGTTTCTGGACAGATGGAGACTGGAAGTAAAGGAGGAGGACATGGAGAAATTCAAAGCGGGGGAATTGGTAGAACCTAAAAAGCAGATCGTTTACTACATAGATCCTGCCACCCCAAAGCAATGGATTCCTTACCTCATCGCAGGGGTGGAAGATTGGCAGGTGGCCTTTGAGGCAGCAGGATTCAAAAACGCCATCACGGCTAAACTCGCACCTACCAAAGAAGAAGATCCCGATTGGAGCCCGGAAGATGCGAGGTATTCAGTAATCCGCTACTTCGCATCTGATATCCAGAATGCGTATGGCCCCCATGTATCAGATCCCCGGTCGGGTGAGATCCTGGAGTCTGATATAGGATGGTACCACAACGTAATGAACCTGTTGAGAAACTGGTTCTTTATCCAGACTGCGGCCATCAATCCGGATGCGCAAGGCGTACAGTTCAAAGATGAAGTAATGGGAAGATTGGTACAGTTTGTCTCCTCTCATGAAGTAGGACACACACTGGGGCTTCCGCACAACTTCGCCTCTTCCCACGCCTATCCGGTGGAAAAACTGAGAGATGCAGAATTCACTAAGGCAATGGGGACAGCGCCTTCTATCATGGATTACGCAAGGTTCAATTACATCGCCCAGCCAGGTGATGAAGGAGTGAGCTTAATGCCGAATGTAGGCCCCTATGACAAATATGCCGTAGCGTGGGGTTATAGACCTATTCCCGATGCAGCTTCTCCAGAAGATGAATTAATGACCCTGGATCAATGGATTTTGGAGAAACAAGGTGATCCAATCTATAGATACGGGCGTCAGGGGAACAGCTATGATCCTACCGCACAAAGTGAGGATTTGGGAGACAACTCCATGAAGGCATCTGAGTATGGCATCGCAAATCTAAAGCGCATCATGCCCAACCTGATGGAATGGACCTCAGAACAGGAAAAGCCATACAAGAATTTTGAAGATTTGAGTGAAATGTACGGGCAGGTAATCACTCAGTTCAACAGATACATGGGACACGTAAAAACCAATATCGGTGGTGTGGCCGAAGTCTATAGAGCAGTAGGTCAGGACAAGCCTATCTATACGCATACCGCAAAAGACCTCCAAAAGTCAGCAGTAGCCTTCCTAAACTCGGAGCTTTTTGCCACGCCTTCTTGGATGATGGACGATCAGATCATAGCCAGGATAGAAGATTTCGGTGCTTTGGAGAGAATCCGTGGGGTGCAGGCAAATACGTTGAATTCAGTGCTTGACCTTGGGCGACTGGGCCGTGTGATCGAAAATGAGGCACTAAATGGAAATGATGCTTACAAAATAACCGAGCTTTTTGATGATCTAAGAAAAGGCATCTGGTCGGAACTACCTTCCGGCAAAACCATTGACGTATATAGAAGAGCCCTCCAAAGAGCTTATATCGAACGTATGGAGTATTTGATGACAAGCGATGGTCCAGACATCCCGGCTGCCTATAGAAGATACCTAGGCACCCAGATCAATGCCTCCCAGTCGGATATCAGACCAATGGCACGAGGTGAATTAAAAACACTGCAGAGAGATATACGATCAGCGGTTTCCAGGACTTCAGACAGGATGTCAAAGCTTCATCTGGAAGATGCCTTGGAAAGAGTAAACGCCATTCTAGATCCTAAGTAA
- a CDS encoding NAD(P)/FAD-dependent oxidoreductase yields MKGKRKIVVIGGGLAGLVSAYLLAKSGQQVLLIEKKHFPFHRVCGEYLSNEVLDFLKREGLLPLCQDFPQISTFLFSDTKGKEVRVPLDLGGFGISRFVLDEYIYQEVLKVGGEVKTGIQVESVCFNEQERQFTLVMAGGEELLADYVIGAFGKRSKLDKVLKRSFIEKRSPYIGVKYHIKSDFIRDTVGLYNFKGGYCGINAIEEGKSNLCYLGSRDHLREFGSISAMEQEILWKNPGLKHLFTESEFLFDRPEVINEINFEPKSPVDNHILMAGDSAGLITPLCGNGMAMAIHSGKLAAEAILRSRSRQEVEAYYTASWNSNFRRRLWLGRKVQLLFGTRQASVFTRKLIQYIPVFASQIIKNTHGRPI; encoded by the coding sequence GTGAAAGGTAAACGCAAAATTGTAGTAATCGGCGGAGGATTGGCCGGGCTGGTGTCCGCCTATTTGTTGGCTAAAAGCGGTCAGCAGGTTCTTTTGATAGAAAAGAAGCACTTTCCCTTTCATCGCGTATGTGGGGAGTATCTATCCAATGAAGTACTTGATTTTTTGAAAAGAGAGGGGCTGTTGCCTCTGTGTCAGGATTTTCCTCAGATATCCACATTTTTGTTTTCTGATACTAAAGGGAAAGAAGTAAGGGTGCCGTTGGATTTAGGAGGTTTTGGAATTAGCCGCTTTGTCCTGGATGAATATATCTATCAGGAAGTTTTGAAAGTTGGCGGAGAAGTCAAAACGGGCATTCAGGTAGAGTCTGTTTGTTTTAATGAACAAGAAAGGCAGTTTACCCTCGTAATGGCAGGAGGAGAAGAACTGCTGGCAGATTATGTTATTGGTGCTTTTGGCAAAAGATCAAAGTTGGATAAAGTGCTAAAGCGCAGCTTTATAGAGAAAAGAAGCCCCTACATAGGTGTCAAATATCATATCAAGAGTGACTTTATTCGGGACACTGTAGGGCTATACAACTTCAAAGGCGGGTATTGTGGAATAAATGCGATAGAAGAAGGGAAGTCTAATTTATGTTATTTGGGCTCCCGTGATCATCTGAGGGAGTTTGGTTCTATATCTGCTATGGAGCAGGAAATTTTGTGGAAAAACCCTGGGCTTAAGCACTTATTTACTGAAAGCGAATTCCTTTTTGATAGGCCAGAAGTAATCAATGAAATCAATTTTGAGCCCAAATCCCCTGTGGATAACCATATCCTAATGGCGGGGGATTCGGCGGGATTGATCACTCCGCTCTGTGGCAACGGTATGGCCATGGCAATACACTCAGGTAAGCTTGCGGCGGAGGCTATTTTAAGAAGTAGGTCCAGGCAAGAAGTGGAAGCATATTATACGGCTAGCTGGAATTCTAATTTTAGGAGGAGGCTTTGGTTGGGGCGTAAGGTTCAGTTGCTTTTCGGGACGCGGCAAGCTTCAGTTTTTACCAGAAAACTAATTCAATACATTCCTGTCTTTGCTTCCCAAATTATCAAAAACACACACGGCAGACCAATCTAA
- a CDS encoding methyltransferase domain-containing protein has protein sequence MRLFAQRSKDKELMDDLNCSGEELVQTLRELRTINRWLGGNYVTTNGLAKIIKKHPRNSFLVADIGCGGGDMIRVMDDWSKSKKKALNFVGIDANKNIIDLAAVRLADIPRVAWKVGNVFDGEFSEEKVDISTCTLFTHHFTDSELVGLLKSLRAKSRLGIVINDLHRHWFAYYSILVLTKLFSKSKMVQNDASLSVLRSFTKIEWTKILHSAGFENFEISWHWAFRWQVTIIF, from the coding sequence ATGAGACTTTTTGCGCAGCGAAGTAAGGATAAAGAACTGATGGATGACCTCAATTGCTCGGGAGAGGAATTAGTGCAGACTTTGCGAGAGCTAAGGACAATAAACCGATGGCTGGGTGGAAATTATGTGACCACTAATGGTCTGGCGAAAATCATCAAGAAACATCCCCGAAATTCCTTCCTCGTCGCTGACATTGGCTGTGGTGGAGGTGATATGATCCGTGTTATGGATGATTGGTCAAAAAGTAAAAAAAAAGCCCTTAACTTTGTAGGAATCGATGCCAACAAAAACATTATAGACTTGGCGGCAGTTAGATTGGCTGACATCCCCCGGGTTGCCTGGAAAGTAGGGAATGTTTTTGATGGAGAATTCTCCGAAGAAAAAGTGGATATTTCTACTTGTACGCTCTTTACACATCATTTTACCGATAGCGAATTAGTCGGACTTTTGAAATCTCTCAGAGCTAAATCAAGACTGGGGATTGTGATCAATGACCTTCACAGGCATTGGTTCGCATACTATAGTATACTAGTTCTCACTAAGCTGTTCAGTAAATCGAAAATGGTGCAAAACGATGCCTCATTATCAGTGTTAAGGAGCTTTACTAAAATCGAATGGACCAAAATACTCCATTCTGCTGGGTTTGAAAATTTTGAGATTAGCTGGCATTGGGCATTTCGCTGGCAAGTGACAATTATATTTTAG
- a CDS encoding Fur family transcriptional regulator — MSSPLSILQSHKLRVTDCRQEILREFLDKQVALAHSDLEDSLDSQFDRVTIYRTLKTFVDKDVVHKVLDDSGATKYALCSHEEVDHNHEHVHFKCEVCGETTCLESTSLPSIKLPPGFKKKEMNLLVQGICNKH; from the coding sequence ATGTCCTCACCTCTATCAATACTACAAAGCCATAAGTTACGCGTGACTGACTGTCGTCAGGAGATTCTCCGGGAATTTCTGGATAAGCAGGTGGCATTAGCGCACTCTGACCTGGAAGACTCTCTGGACAGTCAATTTGACCGGGTAACTATTTACCGTACGCTAAAGACTTTTGTGGATAAAGATGTCGTCCATAAGGTTCTGGATGATAGTGGAGCTACCAAATATGCCCTCTGCTCCCATGAAGAGGTGGATCACAATCATGAACATGTACACTTCAAATGTGAAGTCTGTGGGGAAACTACCTGCCTCGAATCCACCTCATTGCCAAGCATCAAACTTCCACCCGGTTTTAAAAAGAAGGAGATGAATTTGCTTGTACAGGGAATCTGCAACAAGCACTAA
- a CDS encoding 5-(carboxyamino)imidazole ribonucleotide synthase has translation MAIPSQSPILGVLGGGQLGRMLIQSAINYNQDIHILDPDPNAPCKDLAQRFTVGSLKDFDTVYAFGHACDVITVEIESVNTEALEKLQREGKKVYPQPDILSLIKDKRKQKQFYRLHGIPTADFILTADKDEVIHNSAFLPAVNKLGKEGYDGRGVRVLRTEADLDNAFDAPGLLEKLIDFDKEIAVTVARNESGDLIAYPAVECSFHPTANLVEFLFAPAEISEEVAAKAEKIAKDVMLKLGMVGILAVEMFVTKEGEVLVNEIAPRPHNSGHHTIEANYTSQFEQHLRSVMNWPLGNPDLRCPAAMINLLGEDGYEGLVLVEGRDEAIAEQGVYIHLYGKKFTKPLRKMGHVTILSNTVSGLKEKALRIKELIKIKSIS, from the coding sequence ATGGCTATACCATCGCAATCCCCCATTTTGGGTGTCCTCGGAGGAGGTCAGTTGGGCCGAATGCTTATCCAGTCGGCGATCAATTACAATCAAGATATCCACATTCTGGATCCCGATCCAAATGCGCCCTGCAAAGATCTGGCACAGCGTTTTACCGTGGGCTCACTCAAGGATTTTGATACTGTTTATGCCTTTGGGCATGCTTGTGACGTCATTACTGTCGAGATAGAAAGTGTTAATACAGAGGCTCTTGAGAAATTGCAGCGGGAAGGAAAGAAAGTTTATCCACAACCGGATATTTTGAGCTTGATTAAGGACAAGCGTAAGCAAAAGCAGTTTTATAGATTGCACGGGATTCCTACTGCTGACTTCATTTTGACAGCAGATAAGGATGAGGTTATCCACAATTCTGCTTTTCTGCCGGCAGTGAATAAATTAGGAAAGGAAGGCTATGATGGCAGAGGGGTTCGGGTGTTGAGAACTGAAGCTGATTTGGATAATGCATTTGATGCTCCGGGGCTGTTGGAGAAATTGATTGATTTCGATAAGGAGATAGCAGTGACTGTAGCAAGAAATGAATCAGGGGATTTGATCGCTTATCCTGCAGTAGAGTGTTCTTTTCATCCTACCGCCAATCTCGTGGAGTTTCTTTTTGCCCCGGCCGAGATCTCCGAAGAAGTGGCCGCCAAAGCGGAAAAAATCGCCAAGGACGTGATGCTGAAACTAGGAATGGTGGGCATACTGGCTGTGGAGATGTTTGTGACCAAAGAAGGGGAAGTTCTGGTAAACGAAATAGCTCCACGGCCGCATAATAGCGGGCATCATACGATAGAGGCCAATTACACCTCCCAGTTTGAGCAGCATTTAAGGTCGGTAATGAACTGGCCTCTTGGAAACCCGGACCTGAGATGCCCGGCAGCCATGATCAATTTGCTGGGGGAAGATGGATATGAGGGACTCGTCTTGGTGGAAGGACGGGATGAGGCTATAGCCGAACAGGGCGTATATATTCACCTGTACGGGAAAAAATTCACAAAACCATTAAGAAAGATGGGGCATGTTACGATATTGTCAAATACTGTTTCCGGATTGAAAGAAAAAGCA
- a CDS encoding type III polyketide synthase, producing the protein MEISIESIGVANPGKPIKQSQIAHFMQQAHQVDEREARKLKFLYRKSGISFRYSVLDDFEKSDSKDFTFFPKSADFEPFPGTKARMEIFRKTAPVLCVEAINNCLAKTETKASEITHLILVSCTGMVAPGVELELMKLLGLKDSVERYCIHFMGCYAAFTGLKLADKILKAEPDAKVMLITVELCTLHFQKEYVEDNILANSLFGDGAAAALIRNTDSGLKIKSYLSQVIREGEEDMAWGIGDFGFEMRLSKYIPILLDQGINRLIEKFEQKFKLSSLEHFAIHPGGKQILQKVQEVFGLPESINTHALAILDKFGNMSSATILFVLERMMHDEHIHGEILSMGFGPGLTLETLLLDKK; encoded by the coding sequence ATGGAAATAAGTATAGAAAGTATTGGAGTAGCTAATCCTGGCAAGCCGATAAAACAGTCTCAGATTGCCCATTTTATGCAACAAGCGCATCAAGTGGATGAGCGAGAAGCTAGGAAGCTGAAATTTTTATATAGAAAATCAGGTATTTCTTTTCGCTATAGTGTTTTGGATGATTTTGAAAAATCTGATAGTAAGGATTTTACTTTTTTTCCTAAATCCGCGGATTTTGAACCATTCCCCGGGACTAAAGCCAGGATGGAGATTTTCCGTAAAACTGCCCCTGTGCTCTGTGTGGAGGCTATAAATAATTGCTTAGCTAAAACCGAGACAAAGGCCTCAGAAATCACACACCTTATTTTGGTTTCCTGTACAGGGATGGTCGCACCGGGGGTAGAGTTGGAGCTGATGAAACTCCTTGGTCTTAAAGATTCTGTGGAGCGATATTGCATACATTTCATGGGGTGTTATGCTGCATTTACGGGATTGAAGTTGGCAGATAAGATCCTGAAAGCAGAGCCTGATGCTAAGGTCATGCTGATCACAGTGGAGCTGTGTACGCTGCATTTCCAAAAAGAATATGTTGAAGATAACATTCTTGCCAATTCACTTTTTGGGGATGGTGCTGCCGCAGCGTTGATCAGGAATACTGATTCGGGATTGAAGATCAAATCGTACCTGAGCCAGGTGATCAGGGAAGGAGAAGAGGATATGGCTTGGGGAATCGGTGATTTTGGATTTGAAATGCGTCTGAGCAAGTATATTCCTATACTTTTGGATCAGGGGATCAACCGATTAATAGAGAAATTTGAGCAAAAATTCAAGTTGTCCTCTCTAGAGCATTTTGCCATCCATCCGGGAGGAAAGCAGATTCTTCAGAAGGTTCAAGAGGTATTCGGTTTGCCTGAGTCCATAAATACCCATGCGCTGGCAATATTGGATAAATTTGGCAATATGTCTTCTGCTACCATACTGTTTGTGCTGGAGCGGATGATGCATGATGAGCATATCCATGGAGAGATTCTTTCCATGGGCTTTGGGCCTGGTTTGACTTTGGAAACCTTACTGTTAGATAAGAAATGA
- a CDS encoding mechanosensitive ion channel family protein: MEFSQETVNAFYERAIDLAYLVVPRIIFAVIFYLVGKFIIKSLLRGMKNLLEKRESNPSLNDFLFGFVKVVLFITLFMGVASILGAPLGSAVAIFGAAGLAIGLALQGSLSNFAGGILILGFKPFEVGNVIVAQGHTGTVAKIQILYTHLMTFDNREVVIPNGSLANSDIINMSTQPTRRTELNVGVAYGTNIKQAKEIIKNIFENDPRALKEPAPFVALSNFGDSSLDLVVRVWAKSGDLWPMHFDAMESINSEFEKHGIEIPFPQRVVHQIKEEAAGEEAKQD; encoded by the coding sequence ATGGAATTTTCTCAGGAAACAGTAAATGCATTTTATGAACGAGCAATTGACTTGGCATATTTAGTCGTTCCAAGAATCATATTTGCTGTCATTTTTTACCTAGTAGGTAAATTTATTATCAAAAGCCTGTTAAGGGGCATGAAAAATCTTTTGGAGAAAAGGGAGAGTAACCCCTCACTAAATGATTTTCTGTTTGGTTTCGTAAAAGTTGTACTATTCATCACCTTATTCATGGGAGTGGCCAGCATTTTAGGGGCGCCTCTAGGCTCTGCGGTGGCTATATTTGGAGCTGCAGGTTTGGCTATTGGCCTGGCACTGCAGGGATCCCTATCCAATTTTGCAGGTGGGATACTGATACTAGGCTTCAAACCTTTTGAAGTAGGCAATGTCATCGTGGCCCAGGGGCATACTGGGACAGTGGCCAAGATTCAGATTTTGTATACGCACCTAATGACTTTCGATAATAGAGAAGTCGTTATTCCAAACGGAAGCCTTGCCAACTCTGATATAATAAATATGAGTACTCAGCCAACCAGAAGAACAGAACTCAATGTAGGAGTGGCTTATGGAACTAATATCAAACAGGCAAAAGAAATCATCAAAAATATATTTGAAAATGATCCTCGTGCGCTTAAAGAGCCTGCTCCTTTTGTCGCCTTGAGTAATTTTGGAGATAGTTCATTGGATCTCGTGGTACGGGTGTGGGCCAAATCGGGGGACTTATGGCCAATGCACTTTGATGCGATGGAATCAATAAATTCCGAATTTGAGAAGCATGGTATAGAAATCCCTTTCCCTCAACGTGTGGTTCATCAGATAAAAGAAGAAGCCGCAGGAGAAGAAGCTAAACAGGATTAA
- a CDS encoding UbiA family prenyltransferase, translating to MISTSSIQHLRIPFSFFLMPVFFFALALTPNHNEWRMLWVFTALHLFLYPSSNGYNSYFDKDEESIGGLKHPPKVTKDLYWLSLVFFLIAIGIAGTINLSFALMLLIYGLVSMAYSHPGIRIKKYPYGSWFIAGLFQGYFTFAMTYAGLSDLGWDVLIKPHVAIPGLLTSLMLWGNYPLTQVYQHGEDSRRGDRTLSLVLGIKGTFLFSAIVFMVTGAAFAWFFLTRNQSQTLWIFLAAMAPIMIYFLIWFSFIRLNPVKYANYHWAMGMNYFSALALNAFFIYYFLENTQILQVLGH from the coding sequence ATGATTTCTACATCCAGCATTCAGCATTTACGGATTCCTTTCTCATTTTTTTTGATGCCTGTGTTTTTCTTTGCGCTGGCATTGACTCCTAACCACAATGAATGGAGAATGCTATGGGTTTTCACCGCCCTTCATCTTTTCCTTTATCCTTCCAGCAACGGCTACAACAGCTACTTCGACAAGGATGAAGAAAGTATAGGCGGACTGAAGCATCCACCTAAAGTCACCAAAGACCTTTATTGGCTATCACTGGTGTTTTTCCTGATCGCTATAGGAATTGCAGGAACTATAAATCTGAGTTTTGCGCTGATGCTCCTCATTTATGGCTTAGTAAGTATGGCTTATTCACATCCGGGCATCCGCATCAAGAAATATCCTTATGGGAGCTGGTTTATTGCGGGATTGTTTCAGGGCTATTTTACATTTGCCATGACCTATGCCGGACTCAGTGATTTGGGCTGGGATGTTTTGATTAAGCCACACGTGGCGATTCCGGGACTTCTGACGAGTTTGATGTTGTGGGGCAACTATCCGCTTACACAGGTTTACCAACATGGTGAAGACAGCCGTAGAGGAGACCGCACGCTTAGCTTGGTATTAGGAATAAAAGGTACTTTCCTTTTTTCGGCAATTGTTTTTATGGTGACGGGGGCAGCTTTTGCCTGGTTCTTCCTGACCCGTAACCAGAGCCAGACCCTCTGGATATTCCTGGCTGCGATGGCGCCGATTATGATTTACTTTTTGATCTGGTTTAGCTTTATCAGGTTGAACCCTGTCAAATACGCCAACTACCATTGGGCAATGGGAATGAATTATTTCTCAGCTCTGGCCTTGAATGCTTTTTTTATCTATTACTTTCTGGAAAACACCCAGATCTTGCAAGTTCTAGGGCATTAG